A part of Rhipicephalus microplus isolate Deutch F79 chromosome 8, USDA_Rmic, whole genome shotgun sequence genomic DNA contains:
- the LOC119164342 gene encoding atlastin-1 isoform X6, whose product MLVTDGHTLEQVPKELRLKHSGLSSQERCTTDDAVSGEPVQILRIEGGETIVFDERALESILLADHVKDRSVVVISIAGAYRQGKSFLLNFLLTHLRHNGRSKWIEETDTPLRGFQWRPGSTRETAGILLWNEVFLMTNSDGEKVAVLLMDTQGTFDCESTMKESTVIFSLSLMASSVQIYNIMSNIKENDLQHLQFFAEYGRLAQEDNKTQAFQKLLFLVRDWNWAHEFECGFQGGTSLMTSRLKTTSGQAAELKTLRQNILSSFSDLDCFLMPHPGKKVAMDKSFDGRLADTEKEFRKKLPELVLSILAPENLLVKKINGRKISCQDFVTFFKAHVDVFKGGYLPNPTSMLTATANALNMAAKLKASTHYMSGMTRRPLRDLNALGFLHREMLTRAKTVFDEFPKVGGEAMSLTYKDDLIKMFPQEPCSLFLTVIAYRLYRSVSSCDVYTAYFCSTTPLLV is encoded by the exons ATGCTTGTGACGGACGGGCATACGTTAGAACAAGTACCGAAAGAGTTGCGCCTAAAGCACAGTGGACTCAGTTCACAAGAGCGCTGCACCACTG ATGACGCAGTCAGTGGCGAGCCGGTGCAAATTCTTCGGATAGAGGGCGGCGAGACCATCGTGTTTGATGAACGTGCACTCGAAAGCATCCTCCTCGCTGACCACGTGAAAGACCGTTCAGTGGTGGTTATATCCATTGCTGGTGCATACCGACAGGGGAAATCTTTCCTGCTCAATTTTTTACTGACTCACCTCAGGCACAATGGACGATCCAAATGGATCGAAGAAACGGATACCCCACTCAGAGGCTTCCAGTGGCGGCCGGGCAGTACTCGCGAGACAGCGGGCATTCTACTTTGGAACGAAGTCTTTTTG ATGACCAACTCAGACGGAGAGAAGGTAGCGGTTTTACTGATGGACACTCAAGGAACCTTCGATTGCGAGTCGACAATGAAAGAGAGCACCGTGATATTTTCTCTCTCCTTGATGGCCAGCTCTGTGCAAATTTACAACATAATGAGCAACATCAAAGAGAATGACCTTCAACACCTTCAGTTTTTTGCTGAGTACGGCCGACTTGCGCAAGAG GACAACAAAACACAGGCCTTCCAAAAGCTTCTGTTTTTGGTGAGGGACTGGAACTGGGCGCACGAGTTCGAGTGTGGTTTCCAAGGGGGCACATCACTCATGACGAGTCGTCTAAAGACAACAAGTGGTCAAGCGGCAGAGCTGAAGACGTTGCGACAGAATATCTTGTCTTCCTTTTCGGACCTTGACTGTTTCCTCATGCCCCACCCCGGAAAGAAG GTAGCAATGGATAAGTCGTTCGATGGTCGTCTTGCAGACACCGAGAAAGAATTTCGAAAGAAGCTTCCGGAACTTGTTCTTTCTATTTTGGCACCAGAAAATTTGTTGGTCAAAAAGATTAATGGGCGAAAAATATCGTGCCAGGACTTTGTGACCTTCTTTAAG GCTCATGTGGATGTCTTCAAAGGAGGTTATTTGCCGAATCCAACATCCATGCTGACG GCGACTGCAAATGCACTGAACATGGCGGCCAAACTCAAAGCCTCAACTCATTACATGTCTGGGATGACACGT AGACCTCTAAGAGATCTGAATGCACTGGGCTTCCTTCATCGTGAAATGCTGACCAGGGCCAAGACGGTGTTCGATGAGTTCCCGAAGGTCGGTGGTGAAGCGATGTCGTTAACATACAAGGATGATCTCATAAAG